The Helicobacter canis genomic sequence GTGCCATTTTTGCGCAAAGGGATATAGCGTTCGATCACGCTTACAATGCTACTACTCTTTAATGCCTCGATATTTGTTACCATATCACACCCAATTTTCTAGCCTTAAGCCTACTACACGCTTAAAGTCTTTACTATCGTTGGTTATAAGCGTTAGATCATTTGCTAGCGCGGTGCTTGCTATAAGCATATCCATAGCCCCTATAAGTGCTTTTCTGCGCTCTAAATCCGCGCGGATTTTGGCATACGCTCCTGCCTCCTTGCTCCCAAACTCTAGCACCTGCAAATGCGCTAAAAACGCGTGCAAAGCTAGCGTGTTGCTCTCTTTAAAGCGTGATTTCTCCACGCCAAAAAACAGCTCCGCCACGCTGATCGCGCTTATGGCTATCTCGCCGAGCTCATATTTGTCAAAGTGGCTTTTTATGCGTTCTGGCTTGTTGTTTAGGATATAGATGCAAATATTTGTATCTAGCATTATTTTTGCCATTCTCGCTCCTGTGCGCTCTCCTGCGTTCGCTCTAGCTTGCCTTGAAAGCTCTCCACCGCGCTAAAGAGATTTTCCCACTTTTTATCGCTTGGGGTTAGCACTATGCTTTCATTGATCTTAGCGATCTCAAACGCACAATCCTTGCTAAGATTTAGCGACTTTGGTAGGCGTATGGCTAGTGAATTGCCACTTTGAAAGACTTTTGCGGTCATTTTTGCTCCTTTAAAGTTGTTACAAATAAGTATATATAAATTTTATAAACTTTTGCGCGTTGGCGTTTCTCCTAGAGTTGCTCGGCGTATGATTTTTGTGATAAAAATGGGGCTTTGCAAGGGCAGACTTGGGATTTACCTTGAGTGGTAATGAGCGCAGACTCGCCGCAGCAATCGCCATTTTTAGCCAAAAAGCATAGTCGCCTATATCGATCTATATCGATACCACCTCTATGATCTTATCCATCTCCACGCTTTCCGTTATCGCCTCTCCCCCCACCTCTATACTCGCAAATTTGCGCGTGTTTGGATCAAAGGCGACTTTCTCTTTGAAGTGCTTGCCTGTTTGCTTGTTTTTTTTCAAGATCACCATTCGGCTATTTTCGCTAAACTCTCTCAAAGCTTCGATCTCTGGCTTGCAGTGTTCTATACGGATTATTATGCTTGCTTCGTGTCCGCCCTTTTTGCTCCCCATAGGATTATCGCGATCGCTCTTAGAAGTTTGCACGATCAAAAAGACTAAAATGCCTAACGAGTGGCACAGCTTGGCTAAAAGGCTAAATTTTAAGCTCTCTTCCTCTTCCATATTTCTGCCATTTGGGCTAGTGATTCTCATCTGTGAGTCGATCAAAAAGACTTTCACGCCCTGCCGATAGAGATTTTTGATATTTTGCGCGATGGTGTAAAGCTCATAGCCCTCGTTTATGATATACATATTATCAAGGTTTGGCGGCTTTCTCTCTGCTTGCTTGGCGCGGATATACTGCTCGATCGTAAATTCAAAGCTAAAAAAGCCTACCTTTGCATAGTGGCTGATATTTTCTAGCACTTGCAGTCCTAGCGTGGTTTTCCCCGCTTCTGGATCGCCACTGATTAGCACAAGTTGCGCTACTTCTATCCCCCCATCAAACACAGAGTCTAAAAAGCCTACCTTTGTCTTAAACTTTGGCTGCTCTGGTCTTGTAGCATAGTAGTCGATCCATTGGGCTAGGTTTTTATACTCATTACTCTCCACGGCACGATCTAGCATTGAGAGATCTAAAAGCGTGTTGTTGTCGCTTGCTTTTATCATCTTTAGCCCATTTGCCTTTTGCATTTTTAGCTTGTAGGCTGTGATAAGCTCTTGGGAGAGATTGACAAAGCTAGAGTTAGGAGCTTTGCTAAAAAGTTCTAGCACATATTCATCGCTTTGCTGCTCTGTGGTTAGAGCGTTCATAAGGCTATGTGTGCTTAGGGCTTTCTTGCCTTGCAGGGTTAAGATTTTCTCCAAAATCACGCTGCCCTTTTGGCTAAAGACTTGGCGCGGCGTGATCGCTAGAAACTCATCAATATCCTCTTTATAATGCACCATCGAGAGTAAAATCTCTTGCTCTAGGCTCTCTAAAGTATCCATTCTAGCTCCCTTTCTTTGACTTCTTTTTTGTAAAAATACATTGATAGCAGGTATTGCTCCTCGTATCTGCTGCCCTTATATCGCTGTATCTTTGCCGTGCTAGCCCTTTTGCCCGCCTGCTCCCAGAAAAGCATTTTTAGCAAGTCTAAGAAGTCATTATCATTGATAAATCGCTTCTTGCTATGCAGTATCTTGGCACTTAAAACTTCTAGCTCACTCTCATTCGCGCTATTGATAAAGCCATTTAGATTTTGGCAAAAATACTCGCTTAGGGTTATGTTGCTTTGGGATTGCAAAAAATTGACAAAGTCTTGTTTTTTCATAGTTTGATCCTTTCTCGCGTTGTCTTTTGCGCGCTTTTGCTAGATTCTACGGCGCGGGCTTGCTCATTATCGCCTAGATAAATCCCTTCGCCCGCGCCTTGAAAGCTAGCAAAATCATCGCAAAATACTTCCGCTTGCGTGGTATGGTTGGGATTTGCTGCTTTGCTTGTTTCTCTGTCATCGCGAGCGGATTTATCCGCGTGGCGATCCATACTAGAATCCGCTTTTGGTGTGTTTATGGATTGCCACGCCACTGCTAGCGCAGTGTCTCGCAATGACGCTAAAATCGCGTTTTTCCTAGAATCCACTTTTTTCATTTTTGGCTCCTTGTGTAGAATATTTCTAATGCGTTTTTAATCGCGTTTAATTGTGCTTCGCACGCCTTATCTTTGGTATGCGTATTTATATAGCGCGTCACTACTCTCTCGCGTATCTCTTGGGCTTTTGCTTGGTAGGCTACTATGTCTAGCTTATCTTGTAGTATTTGCTTATTTTGCGTATCTAGGAGTGTGCTGGCGTTTGCTAGCTCGCCTTTAAGCCTTGCTATCTCTTTGCCTTGCGTGTAGTTCCATACGCTAAGGGTGGAGATAAAGCCTAGCAGAGCAATAAACGCGATTGATACGGCTATAATCGTTGCTTTACTCATTCTGCCCCCTTAGCTCTGCGTTCTCGTGTATATTCCCTATGACTTCCACACACTCTAGCTTATTGTCTTTGTAGCCATTGTCTCTGTTATCATATATGCCTTGTAGTCTTGTGCCACAATCCACTTGGAATTCTTTCTCAATGCTTGGGTGTATGATGTAGAATGTGCTTTCTGCATATATCACTTCTAGCGGTTTTGTGTATTTTCTATATTTCACCATATCGCCGACATAGATTTTTTTACCATTCTTATCATAAAATCCACTCCATAGCTCTACTTCTGCATCATCGCTGAATCCACTAAGCCCCATATATTTTTTAACTACATCTCCAGCATACTTTTGCCCATTGTCCCAAATCCTAAAATCAAAGTCTTTTAGCTTCATCGCTTCTCCTTTTGCGCTTTGCTCTCTAGCTTCTTTACTCTCTCTGCTAGCTCTTGTATTGCCACCATTGCTAGTTGCTGATTCTGTGCTAGATTATTATTTGACTCTGTGAGCCTAGCGATTACTTCTTGCATTTCTTGTAGTTGCTTTGCTTGGGATTCTGTCATTTTTGCTCCTTTGTAAAAAATAAGTTCGTTTCTTGCAAATACTTCGCTAGCCTAGTAAGCTCTTGGATCAAAAAGGCGTTTTTGCTCTTGTTTTGCTTCTTGGCATACTTTCTTAGCTTTGTGATATTTGCTTGTCGCATTTTGAACTTTTTGCGGTGCTTTCCTTGCATAGATTCTCCTTGTGGCTAGTTTTAGGGCTTTGTCATAAGGCTTTAGGTGTGCGTTGATCGCCCACTCGATCACTTCGCTGCGGCTGATGTGATAGCTTGTGGCGACTACTTGGATAAAGCCTAGGATCTCATCGCTCAAATAAAAGCTGGGGCTATGGATTTTCTCACTAAGCATTTATGCTCCTTTTTCTGTCATCGCGAGCCGCGATAGCGTCGTGGCGATCCATAAATTTTGCGCTAGCAAAATACGCTTCCCTAGAATCCGCTTTTGGTGTGTTTATGGATTGCCACGCGGTGCAAGCACCGCTCGCAATGACAAAAGGGGCATTTCTCCTAGAATCCACTTTTATTTCACGCATAGAACAGCCTTTCCGCCGAGATTTTTAGGCATTTTTGGCGTTAGTCTCGTGTGATTTGTGGATTCTACGGCGTGGGCGTTTCCGTCATCGCGAGCGGCTCCCCCCACCCTGTCATCGCGAGCGGATTTATCCGCGTGGCGATCCACTTTTATGGATTGCTTCGTTTCACTCGCAATGACGGGGAATAATCCTTGCCAGCCCATATCCACGCTCTTTTCAATCACGGCGCATATATCTTGCCCCTGCTCTTTTAGTCGTTGTATCTTGCGTAGTTGAAAGTCGATTTGACTAGGCTTTAATCGTGCTTTGCTGGATTCTTGCTTATAACGGATCCAAAGCTTTATCGCTTCTTGCTCTTTTTCGTTAAAGGCTTTTAAGTCTAAAAAGCTTGCAAGATCTTTTGCTTTCTCGCGCGTGCGTTTAGAACTACTATCTTTATAAGAATCTTGTAAAAGATTCTTATTTATAGTGCGCAAATTTTGCGCATTTTTATTAGGCGTTATCTCACTACTAGGATCCGCTTTTTTATCGTCATCGCGAGCCTTGCTCTGCAAGGCGTGGCGATCCATACTAGAATCCACTTTTTCATTATGGATTGCTTCGGTCGCTTCGCTCCCTCGCAATGACCCCCTAGCAAAGCACAGATTCAATAAATAGCGTTGTGTTTCTGTCTGCACGATCAGCACGCGCCTTTTCCTTGGCACGCTGACATCTTTTGCCACGCTTGAAGTGAAGTTTGCTACCTCTTGGGGTTCATCGACATAAGGATACTCATAAAAGCCCTCTTCTAGATCATAGGTATTTGCCTCCCTCTCCACACCTTTAAAGACCTTTATCGCCCGAGTATTAGTAAAAATCTCTCGCAAATACTTGCGGCAAGAATTAGGGCTTATCATTAGCTGCTTTGCGATATGACTCACACTTAGCTTCCACTCTTTAGGGAGTGTGTAGATATAGCTTGCCACGCCTATGGCTTGCAGACTTAGCCCGCAATGCCACATATCCGCAGGGATTAG encodes the following:
- a CDS encoding type II toxin-antitoxin system VapC family toxin, coding for MAKIMLDTNICIYILNNKPERIKSHFDKYELGEIAISAISVAELFFGVEKSRFKESNTLALHAFLAHLQVLEFGSKEAGAYAKIRADLERRKALIGAMDMLIASTALANDLTLITNDSKDFKRVVGLRLENWV
- a CDS encoding ATPase domain-containing protein, which translates into the protein MDTLESLEQEILLSMVHYKEDIDEFLAITPRQVFSQKGSVILEKILTLQGKKALSTHSLMNALTTEQQSDEYVLELFSKAPNSSFVNLSQELITAYKLKMQKANGLKMIKASDNNTLLDLSMLDRAVESNEYKNLAQWIDYYATRPEQPKFKTKVGFLDSVFDGGIEVAQLVLISGDPEAGKTTLGLQVLENISHYAKVGFFSFEFTIEQYIRAKQAERKPPNLDNMYIINEGYELYTIAQNIKNLYRQGVKVFLIDSQMRITSPNGRNMEEEESLKFSLLAKLCHSLGILVFLIVQTSKSDRDNPMGSKKGGHEASIIIRIEHCKPEIEALREFSENSRMVILKKNKQTGKHFKEKVAFDPNTRKFASIEVGGEAITESVEMDKIIEVVSI
- a CDS encoding antitoxin produces the protein MTAKVFQSGNSLAIRLPKSLNLSKDCAFEIAKINESIVLTPSDKKWENLFSAVESFQGKLERTQESAQEREWQK
- a CDS encoding YopX family protein — protein: MKLKDFDFRIWDNGQKYAGDVVKKYMGLSGFSDDAEVELWSGFYDKNGKKIYVGDMVKYRKYTKPLEVIYAESTFYIIHPSIEKEFQVDCGTRLQGIYDNRDNGYKDNKLECVEVIGNIHENAELRGQNE